In Paracoccus sp. TOH, a single window of DNA contains:
- the tmk gene encoding dTMP kinase, protein MFISFEGIDGSGKSTQARRLAQALNARGTETVLTREPGGSEGAEEIRRLLVEGRSERWSPETELLLFTAARRDHVERLIRPALARGAWVVTDRFADSSRVYQGLARADLRQLVEELHRLTIGIETDRTFVIDIDPEIALTRGQARGGVEDRFETLGLDFQRRLRDGFLALAAEFPARIRVIDGSGSGDEVAGRVLAALA, encoded by the coding sequence ATGTTCATCAGTTTCGAGGGCATCGACGGATCGGGAAAGTCCACCCAGGCGCGCCGGCTGGCGCAGGCATTGAACGCGCGCGGTACCGAAACCGTGCTGACGCGCGAGCCCGGCGGCAGCGAGGGCGCCGAGGAGATCCGCCGCCTGCTCGTCGAGGGCCGGAGCGAACGCTGGTCGCCCGAAACCGAGCTTCTGCTGTTCACCGCCGCCCGGCGCGACCATGTCGAGCGGCTGATCCGGCCGGCATTGGCACGCGGCGCCTGGGTGGTCACCGACCGCTTCGCCGATTCCAGCCGGGTCTACCAGGGCCTCGCCCGCGCCGATCTGCGCCAACTGGTCGAGGAGCTGCACCGGCTGACCATCGGCATCGAGACGGACCGGACCTTCGTCATCGACATCGACCCCGAGATCGCATTGACGCGCGGCCAGGCCCGCGGCGGGGTCGAGGATAGGTTCGAGACGCTCGGTCTCGACTTCCAGCGGCGGCTGCGTGACGGGTTCCTCGCCCTCGCCGCCGAGTTTCCGGCGCGTATCCGCGTGATCGACGGCAGCGGCAGCGGGGACGAGGTCGCCGGCCGCGTCCTGGCGGCGCTGGCATGA
- a CDS encoding DNA polymerase III subunit delta' — protein MSDEPLPEPDRVPGAPHPREALRIIGQDAAVADFLAAAKAHRLHHAWLISGPRGTGKATLAWSIAKWLLSGGAESGLSTATDDPVVRRIRALSEPRLHLIRRPVDEKTQRLRAEITVDEIRRLQGFFHMSAAEGGRRVAIIDAADEMNQAAANALLKLLEEPPPAATILLVAHQPARLLPTIRSRCRELRLHPLGPEDMAGVLQGLGLDQDAARLAALSGGSVGEALRLAGQDGLAVYQRLIGLFAEYPRMDRRAAAQLAETAAGRASADGDPFDLVVTLIDRFLTRAARTGLMGAPLPEAAEGEAEVLSRIAPGPAAARLWAGAQAELSARARAGRAVNLDPSALVLDMLIGLANQPAL, from the coding sequence ATGAGCGACGAGCCGCTGCCCGAGCCCGACCGCGTGCCCGGCGCCCCGCATCCGCGCGAGGCTCTGCGCATCATCGGCCAGGACGCCGCCGTCGCGGATTTCCTGGCCGCGGCCAAGGCGCATCGGCTGCACCATGCCTGGCTGATCTCGGGCCCGCGCGGCACCGGCAAGGCGACGCTGGCCTGGAGCATCGCAAAATGGCTGCTGAGCGGCGGCGCGGAATCCGGCCTGTCGACCGCGACCGACGATCCGGTGGTGCGCCGCATCCGCGCGCTGTCGGAGCCGCGGCTGCATCTGATCCGGCGGCCCGTCGACGAAAAGACCCAGCGGCTGCGGGCCGAGATCACCGTGGACGAGATCCGCAGGCTGCAGGGTTTCTTCCATATGAGCGCGGCCGAGGGCGGACGCCGCGTCGCGATCATCGACGCCGCCGACGAAATGAACCAGGCCGCCGCCAATGCGCTGCTGAAGCTGCTCGAGGAGCCGCCGCCGGCGGCGACGATCCTGCTGGTGGCGCATCAGCCGGCGCGGCTGCTGCCGACCATCCGCTCGCGCTGCCGCGAGCTGCGGCTGCACCCGCTGGGCCCCGAGGACATGGCGGGGGTCTTGCAGGGCCTGGGCCTTGACCAGGACGCGGCGCGGCTTGCGGCGCTGTCCGGCGGCTCGGTCGGCGAGGCGCTGCGGCTGGCCGGCCAGGACGGGCTGGCGGTCTATCAGCGCCTGATCGGGCTTTTCGCAGAATATCCCCGCATGGACCGCCGCGCCGCCGCCCAGCTGGCCGAGACGGCGGCGGGCCGGGCCAGCGCCGATGGCGACCCGTTCGACCTGGTGGTGACGCTGATCGACCGCTTCCTGACCCGCGCCGCCCGAACCGGCCTGATGGGCGCCCCCCTGCCCGAGGCAGCCGAGGGCGAGGCCGAGGTGCTGAGCCGCATCGCCCCCGGCCCCGCAGCCGCGCGGCTTTGGGCCGGGGCGCAGGCCGAGCTTTCGGCGCGGGCCCGCGCCGGGCGGGCGGTCAACCTTGACCCTTCCGCGCTGGTGTTGGATATGCTGATCGGGCTTGCGAACCAGCCCGCCCTCTGA
- a CDS encoding TatD family hydrolase — MSEHPPFALVDSHCHLDFPDFAGKQAELVARARAAGVTRMVTICTRLKNEPAVRAIAEAHPEVFYAAGTHPMYAAEEPLVTVEDLVALAAHPKFVGIGETGLDYHYTADSAAVQAESLRIHIEAARRTGLPLIVHARDADADMARILTEEHGAGAFSCVMHCYTSGPELARAALDLGFYLSMSGIAAFPRSTEIREIFAAAPRDRVLVETDAPYLAPPPHRGKRNEPAYVAHTARIGAQALGLTEAAFAALTTANFERLFAKAAA; from the coding sequence ATGTCTGAACATCCTCCCTTCGCCCTGGTGGACAGCCATTGCCACCTGGACTTCCCCGATTTCGCCGGCAAGCAGGCCGAGCTGGTCGCGCGCGCCCGCGCGGCGGGCGTCACCCGCATGGTGACGATCTGCACCCGGCTGAAGAACGAGCCGGCGGTGCGCGCCATCGCCGAGGCGCATCCCGAGGTGTTCTATGCCGCCGGCACCCATCCGATGTATGCCGCCGAGGAGCCGCTGGTCACGGTCGAGGATCTGGTGGCCCTGGCCGCGCATCCGAAATTCGTCGGCATCGGCGAGACCGGGCTCGACTATCACTACACCGCCGACAGCGCGGCGGTGCAGGCCGAAAGCCTGCGCATCCATATCGAGGCCGCGCGCCGCACCGGCCTGCCGCTGATCGTCCATGCGCGCGATGCCGACGCCGACATGGCCCGCATCCTGACCGAGGAGCATGGCGCCGGCGCGTTCTCCTGCGTGATGCATTGCTATACCAGCGGCCCCGAACTGGCCCGGGCGGCGCTGGACCTGGGCTTCTACCTATCCATGTCGGGGATCGCCGCCTTTCCGCGCTCGACCGAGATCCGCGAGATCTTTGCCGCCGCGCCGCGTGACCGCGTCCTGGTCGAGACCGACGCGCCCTATCTTGCCCCGCCGCCGCATCGCGGCAAGCGCAACGAGCCGGCCTATGTCGCCCATACCGCCCGGATCGGCGCCCAGGCCCTGGGCCTGACCGAGGCCGCGTTCGCCGCCCTGACCACCGCGAATTTCGAGCGGCTGTTCGCCAAGGCCGCGGCATGA
- a CDS encoding MBL fold metallo-hydrolase — protein MIRATILGCGSSGGVPRLGNRWGECDPANPRNRRRRCALLVERFGHDGATRVLIDTGPDFVPQMQDADVGELDAVAYTHAHADHIHGIDDLRQIVFNMRRKMPVWADRPTAAALMTRFGYIFETPAGSSYPPICELMPITGPFAVEGAGGTIELAPFAVDHGDIAALGYRIGGMEQSLVYLPDVLAIPEDAWPLIAGCDVFICDALRRIPHPSHAHLALALDWIARSGCAQGIITNMHIDLDYDDVMRETPENVIPAHDGMRIELI, from the coding sequence ATGATCCGCGCCACCATCCTTGGCTGCGGGTCTTCGGGGGGCGTGCCGCGGCTGGGGAACCGCTGGGGCGAATGCGACCCAGCCAATCCGCGCAACCGCCGCCGGCGCTGCGCGCTGCTGGTCGAGCGTTTCGGCCATGATGGCGCGACCCGGGTGCTGATCGACACCGGCCCGGATTTCGTGCCGCAGATGCAGGATGCCGACGTCGGCGAATTGGACGCGGTCGCCTATACCCATGCCCATGCCGATCATATCCACGGCATCGACGACCTGCGCCAGATCGTCTTCAACATGCGCCGCAAGATGCCGGTCTGGGCCGATCGCCCCACCGCCGCGGCGCTGATGACCCGCTTCGGCTATATTTTCGAGACGCCCGCGGGTTCGTCCTATCCGCCGATCTGCGAGTTGATGCCGATCACCGGCCCCTTTGCCGTCGAGGGCGCCGGCGGCACCATCGAGCTTGCGCCCTTCGCGGTCGATCACGGCGACATCGCCGCGCTCGGCTATCGCATCGGCGGCATGGAGCAGAGCCTGGTCTACCTGCCCGACGTGCTGGCCATCCCCGAGGATGCCTGGCCGCTGATTGCCGGCTGCGACGTGTTCATCTGCGACGCGCTGCGCCGTATCCCGCATCCCAGCCATGCGCATCTGGCGCTGGCGCTGGACTGGATCGCGCGCTCGGGCTGCGCGCAGGGCATCATCACCAACATGCATATCGACCTGGATTATGACGACGTCATGCGCGAGACGCCCGAGAACGTCATCCCGGCCCATGACGGCATGCGGATCGAGCTGATATGA
- a CDS encoding AEC family transporter translates to MTALFDVILPVFLVVGFGYVACWRRMLSEVAVDGIMRFAQTFAVPVLLFNAIAHLDLGTNYNPLLLLAFYAGAFLSFALGMGLALRWLKRPVEDAIAIGFVCLFSNSLLLGVPITERAYGPEALVGNFTIISIHSPLLYTFGITAMEFARARGHDLSLGRVALRALSGVLHTPMVIGILCGFVMNLLIQAGLVMPEGFWGAVRMMSSAALPVALFGLGGILYRYRPEGEARAIALCCAGSLLLHPAVTFGLSKLFGLGVAEIRSAVVTAAMAPGVNAYLFASIYGVAKRVSASAVLVATALSILTIWFWLSILP, encoded by the coding sequence ATGACCGCGCTGTTCGATGTCATCCTGCCGGTCTTCCTGGTGGTCGGCTTCGGCTATGTCGCCTGCTGGCGGCGGATGCTGTCCGAGGTCGCCGTCGACGGCATCATGCGCTTTGCCCAGACCTTCGCGGTGCCGGTGCTGCTGTTCAACGCCATCGCCCATCTGGACCTGGGCACGAATTACAACCCGCTGCTGCTGCTGGCCTTCTATGCCGGCGCATTCCTGTCCTTTGCCCTGGGCATGGGTCTGGCGCTGCGCTGGCTCAAGCGCCCGGTCGAGGATGCCATCGCCATCGGCTTCGTCTGCCTGTTCTCGAACTCGCTGCTGCTGGGCGTGCCGATCACCGAGCGCGCCTATGGACCCGAGGCGCTGGTCGGCAACTTCACCATCATCTCGATCCATTCGCCGCTGCTCTATACCTTCGGCATCACCGCGATGGAGTTCGCGCGGGCGCGCGGGCACGACCTGTCGCTGGGCCGGGTGGCGCTGCGCGCCCTGTCGGGGGTGCTGCATACGCCGATGGTGATCGGCATCCTTTGCGGTTTCGTGATGAACCTGCTGATCCAGGCCGGGCTGGTCATGCCCGAGGGTTTCTGGGGCGCGGTCCGGATGATGTCCAGCGCCGCCCTGCCCGTGGCGCTGTTCGGGCTGGGCGGCATCCTCTATCGCTACCGTCCCGAGGGCGAGGCGCGGGCCATCGCGCTGTGCTGCGCCGGCTCGCTGCTGCTGCATCCGGCTGTGACCTTCGGGCTCTCCAAGCTGTTCGGGCTGGGCGTGGCCGAGATCCGCTCGGCCGTGGTCACCGCTGCCATGGCGCCGGGGGTGAACGCCTATCTCTTCGCCTCGATCTACGGGGTGGCGAAGCGGGTCTCGGCCTCGGCGGTGCTGGTGGCGACGGCGCTGTCGATCCTGACCATCTGGTTCTGGCTGAGCATCCTGCCCTGA
- a CDS encoding ABC transporter permease, with protein MALPTYASPLEKVWHYAYLALCAAIFFFLIAPIVVVIPLSFNAEPYFTFTDKMLSFDPEGYSMRWYRSLLTFGMANPDAPGGLSWWADAWQNAKWVNAAKSSIIIGFFSTILATVLGTLAALGLSRPEMPFRRIIMAVLISPMIVPIIITATGMFFFYSNPCEPLTWIGLNPECGRLAGTYLGVILAHATLGIPFVIITVTATLIGFDQSLNRAAASLGANPRTTFFRITMPLILPGVISGALFAFVTSFDEVVAVLFIAGPDQQTIPRQMWNGIREQISPAILAVATLLVIFSIALLTTVELLRRRSERLRGLTPS; from the coding sequence ATGGCGCTTCCGACTTACGCATCCCCGCTGGAAAAGGTCTGGCACTATGCCTATCTGGCGCTCTGCGCGGCGATCTTCTTCTTCCTGATCGCCCCCATCGTGGTGGTGATCCCGCTGAGCTTCAACGCCGAGCCCTATTTCACCTTCACCGACAAGATGCTGTCCTTCGACCCCGAGGGCTATTCCATGCGCTGGTATCGCAGCCTGCTGACCTTCGGCATGGCCAATCCGGACGCGCCGGGGGGACTCAGCTGGTGGGCGGATGCCTGGCAGAACGCGAAATGGGTGAACGCCGCGAAGTCGTCGATCATCATCGGCTTCTTCTCGACCATCCTGGCCACGGTGTTGGGCACGCTGGCGGCGCTGGGCCTGTCGCGGCCCGAGATGCCGTTCCGCCGCATCATCATGGCGGTGCTGATCTCGCCGATGATCGTGCCGATCATCATCACCGCGACCGGGATGTTCTTCTTCTACTCGAACCCCTGCGAACCGCTGACCTGGATCGGGCTGAACCCGGAATGCGGCCGGCTGGCCGGCACCTATCTGGGGGTGATCCTGGCCCATGCCACGCTGGGCATTCCCTTCGTCATCATCACGGTGACGGCGACGCTGATCGGCTTTGACCAGTCGCTGAACCGGGCGGCGGCAAGCCTGGGGGCGAACCCGCGCACCACCTTCTTCCGCATCACCATGCCCTTGATCCTGCCCGGGGTGATCTCGGGGGCGCTCTTCGCCTTCGTGACCTCTTTCGACGAGGTGGTGGCGGTGCTGTTCATCGCCGGGCCGGACCAGCAGACCATCCCGCGGCAGATGTGGAACGGCATCCGCGAGCAGATCTCGCCGGCCATCCTTGCCGTGGCGACGCTGCTGGTCATCTTCTCCATCGCCCTGCTGACCACGGTGGAACTGCTGCGCCGCCGGTCGGAACGGCTCCGGGGGCTCACGCCAAGCTGA
- a CDS encoding ABC transporter permease gives MSNALDPHAAIVTEAGGLDQGGTLRTADGRPLKAALARSSRRARRRAFFLVLPLLLFVLLTFVLPIGQMLQRSVKNDGFSANMPQLSAWFAEHPRGTEPDEAAWAALAADLTAAAEARTVGVIGTRVNYDMPGTRSLFTSAGRKARRGIEPPYRAAMLEMDEKWGDPKLWSVMREASSAYTTNFYLAAVDRTRDDAGNIVQAPEQQRIYLTLFQRTFWLSLVITFTTFLLGFPIAHLLATLPMRKSNLLMILVLLPFWTSLLVRTTAWMVLLQQQGVVNDVLVWLGVIGNNQRLQMIFNQTGTIIAMTHILLPFMILPLYSVMRTINPSYVRAARSLGATSWTAFRRIYFPQTLPGLGAGALLVFILAVGYYITPALVGGSSGQLISNLIAMHMTQTLNWSMAAALASLLLAGVLILYWVYDRLVGIDNLKLG, from the coding sequence ATGTCCAACGCGCTTGACCCCCATGCCGCCATCGTGACCGAGGCCGGCGGCCTCGACCAGGGCGGAACACTGAGAACCGCGGACGGTCGCCCGCTGAAGGCGGCGCTGGCGCGCAGCTCGCGCCGGGCGCGGCGGCGGGCGTTCTTCCTGGTGCTGCCGCTTCTGCTGTTCGTGCTGCTGACCTTCGTCCTGCCGATCGGGCAGATGCTGCAGCGCTCGGTCAAGAACGACGGCTTCTCGGCCAACATGCCGCAGCTCTCGGCCTGGTTCGCCGAGCATCCCCGCGGCACCGAGCCGGACGAGGCGGCCTGGGCGGCGCTGGCCGCCGACCTGACCGCCGCCGCCGAGGCGCGCACCGTCGGCGTCATCGGCACCCGCGTCAATTACGACATGCCGGGCACCCGCTCGCTGTTCACCTCGGCCGGGCGCAAGGCCCGCCGCGGCATCGAGCCGCCCTATCGCGCGGCCATGCTCGAGATGGACGAGAAATGGGGCGACCCGAAGCTGTGGTCGGTGATGCGCGAGGCCTCCTCGGCCTATACGACGAACTTCTACCTCGCCGCCGTCGACCGCACCCGCGACGATGCCGGCAATATCGTTCAGGCACCCGAGCAGCAGCGCATCTACCTGACGCTGTTCCAGCGCACCTTCTGGCTGTCGCTGGTCATCACCTTCACCACCTTCCTGCTGGGCTTTCCGATCGCGCATCTGCTGGCGACGCTGCCGATGCGCAAGTCGAACCTGCTGATGATCCTGGTGCTTTTGCCGTTCTGGACCTCGCTGCTGGTCCGGACCACGGCCTGGATGGTGCTGTTGCAGCAGCAGGGCGTGGTCAACGACGTGCTGGTGTGGCTGGGGGTGATCGGCAACAACCAGCGGCTGCAGATGATCTTCAACCAGACCGGCACGATCATCGCCATGACCCATATCCTGCTGCCCTTCATGATCCTGCCGCTCTATTCGGTGATGCGCACCATCAACCCCAGCTATGTCCGCGCCGCGCGCTCGCTGGGCGCGACAAGCTGGACGGCGTTCCGTCGCATCTACTTCCCGCAGACCCTGCCGGGGCTGGGGGCGGGGGCGCTGCTCGTGTTCATCCTGGCGGTGGGCTATTACATCACCCCGGCGCTGGTCGGCGGCTCGTCGGGGCAGCTGATCTCGAACCTGATCGCGATGCACATGACGCAGACGCTGAACTGGTCGATGGCGGCGGCGCTGGCCTCGCTGCTGCTGGCGGGGGTGCTGATCCTCTACTGGGTCTATGACCGTCTCGTCGGCATCGACAATCTGAAACTGGGGTAA
- a CDS encoding ABC transporter substrate-binding protein — MNRLLILTTALCGLGFAAQAQNKEVNVVSWGGAYEKSQVEAYNIPFAKETGIKVNMIAADNPAAPLKAQIEAGNITGDVFDIEVSDAIRLCDEGALVEIDPASLPPAPDGTPAADDFIPGALRDCAVANIFWGTVIAYDKTKFPDGPPTTAADFFDTAKFPGQRGLPKSPKRTLYLALIADGVAPDQVYEVLDTPEGVDRAFAKLGTIKDSVVWWEAGAQPVQLLADGEVTMATGYNGRFFDAMVAEGKPFEIIWDGQFMDMDMFAIPKGSPNPEAAMAYLKFATDTQRLADQAKWIAYGPSRKSSAALVGLYQDGKTEMAPHMPTSDEHMKTAVMDDPEWWADHDAEMAERFNAWLAAN; from the coding sequence ATGAACAGACTGCTTATCCTGACCACGGCCCTGTGCGGGCTGGGTTTCGCGGCCCAGGCGCAGAACAAGGAGGTCAACGTGGTCTCTTGGGGCGGCGCCTACGAGAAATCGCAGGTCGAGGCCTATAACATCCCCTTCGCCAAGGAAACGGGCATCAAGGTCAACATGATCGCCGCCGACAACCCGGCCGCGCCGCTCAAGGCGCAGATCGAGGCCGGCAACATCACCGGCGACGTGTTCGACATCGAGGTTTCCGACGCCATCCGGCTTTGCGACGAGGGCGCGCTGGTCGAGATCGACCCGGCCAGCCTGCCGCCGGCGCCGGACGGCACCCCGGCCGCCGACGACTTCATCCCCGGCGCGCTGCGCGACTGCGCGGTGGCGAACATCTTCTGGGGCACGGTCATCGCCTATGACAAGACCAAGTTCCCCGACGGTCCGCCCACCACCGCCGCGGATTTCTTCGACACCGCCAAGTTCCCGGGCCAGCGCGGCCTGCCCAAGAGCCCGAAGCGCACGCTCTACCTGGCGCTGATCGCCGATGGCGTGGCGCCCGATCAGGTCTACGAGGTTCTGGACACGCCCGAAGGCGTGGACCGCGCCTTCGCCAAGCTCGGCACCATCAAGGACAGCGTGGTCTGGTGGGAAGCCGGCGCCCAGCCGGTGCAGCTGCTCGCCGATGGCGAGGTGACCATGGCCACCGGCTATAACGGCCGCTTCTTCGATGCCATGGTGGCCGAGGGCAAGCCCTTCGAGATCATCTGGGACGGGCAGTTCATGGACATGGACATGTTCGCCATTCCCAAGGGCTCGCCCAACCCCGAGGCGGCGATGGCCTATCTGAAATTTGCCACCGACACGCAGCGCCTGGCCGATCAGGCGAAATGGATCGCCTATGGCCCGTCGCGCAAAAGCTCGGCGGCGCTGGTCGGGCTTTATCAGGACGGCAAGACCGAGATGGCGCCGCATATGCCCACCAGCGATGAGCACATGAAGACCGCCGTCATGGACGACCCGGAATGGTGGGCCGACCACGACGCCGAGATGGCCGAGCGCTTCAACGCCTGGCTGGCCGCGAACTGA